A window of the Planctomycetota bacterium genome harbors these coding sequences:
- a CDS encoding prepilin-type N-terminal cleavage/methylation domain-containing protein, which translates to MKLTKCRNGFTLLELIVSSVLITLVLMAIYSALTDGLRLWRDVTRNVYAKEPAILATERLAKEIRNEISFSPITFTGRADSLSFPLLVRPVDEGKTLDIYMPAEVTYTFDKEKEILYRNVLVYGRDEEPVSRELLNPVKSVAFSYRYFDAEAKESSWLDEAKEDAKPSAIKVEITLKAIKNEPEEIITRIISLPR; encoded by the coding sequence ATGAAATTAACAAAATGCCGTAACGGGTTTACTTTATTGGAACTCATAGTCAGTTCTGTTTTAATTACGCTGGTTCTTATGGCTATATATTCGGCGCTGACCGATGGGTTAAGGCTCTGGCGGGATGTTACCCGTAACGTATATGCCAAAGAACCGGCTATCCTGGCAACCGAACGGCTGGCAAAGGAAATAAGGAATGAAATATCTTTCTCTCCGATTACGTTTACAGGGAGAGCGGATTCTCTTTCCTTCCCATTGCTGGTCCGACCGGTCGATGAGGGGAAAACACTGGATATTTATATGCCTGCCGAGGTTACTTATACATTTGACAAGGAAAAAGAGATTCTTTACCGGAATGTCCTGGTTTACGGCCGTGATGAGGAACCGGTTTCGCGGGAATTGCTTAATCCCGTTAAATCAGTGGCTTTTTCCTACCGCTATTTTGATGCCGAGGCGAAGGAATCAAGCTGGCTTGATGAAGCTAAAGAAGATGCCAAACCCAGCGCCATCAAGGTCGAAATAACATTAAAGGCAATAAAGAATGAACCTGAAGAAATTATTACAAGGATTATCTCTTTGCC
- a CDS encoding prepilin-type N-terminal cleavage/methylation domain-containing protein, producing MMRKTTSEKPRLLSRQGFTLIEVLVALIIVSVGVVSIYSSFISISDTLARMDSHNRSILLALEKMWEVQEALMQPDEFKIDTFSGELKENNRYFKWEFTENDVEDYKSLKEITIKLDWEHGRRKGNVTATTYLKALNTE from the coding sequence ATGATGCGAAAAACAACATCTGAAAAGCCCCGCCTCTTGTCGAGACAGGGATTTACCCTCATTGAAGTCCTGGTTGCATTAATCATCGTGTCCGTTGGGGTGGTTAGTATTTATTCTTCTTTTATAAGCATTTCGGATACGCTTGCCCGGATGGATAGCCATAACCGTTCAATACTACTCGCTCTTGAAAAGATGTGGGAAGTCCAGGAAGCCCTGATGCAGCCTGACGAATTCAAGATAGATACATTTTCCGGAGAGCTGAAGGAAAACAACCGCTATTTCAAATGGGAATTTACAGAAAACGACGTGGAAGATTATAAAAGCCTCAAGGAAATCACCATAAAGCTTGACTGGGAACATGGCCGCCGTAAAGGCAATGTTACTGCCACCACATATTTAAAAGCATTAAATACCGAATGA
- the gspG gene encoding type II secretion system major pseudopilin GspG — protein sequence MRYTNRTLGFTLIELMIVVIIIGALAAMVGPKLVGIISPAKEKIAQGDMATIASMLNRFEIENERFPSSEEGLDALRNKPADCPNWQGPYLDREPLDPWGIKYMYRYPSSEANKDFDIWSAGKDRKDGTEDDVKWPPKPK from the coding sequence ATGCGATACACTAATAGGACGCTGGGATTTACTTTGATAGAGCTGATGATTGTAGTCATCATCATCGGTGCATTGGCTGCGATGGTCGGTCCTAAATTAGTCGGAATTATAAGCCCGGCTAAGGAGAAAATAGCACAAGGTGATATGGCAACTATTGCTTCAATGTTAAACAGGTTTGAAATAGAAAACGAACGTTTTCCTTCAAGTGAAGAAGGATTGGATGCGTTAAGAAATAAACCTGCTGATTGTCCAAACTGGCAAGGGCCTTATCTGGATCGAGAACCTTTAGATCCATGGGGAATAAAATATATGTATAGATATCCGTCTTCTGAAGCCAATAAGGATTTTGATATCTGGTCTGCTGGAAAAGACCGTAAAGACGGGACAGAAGACGACGTCAAATGGCCGCCCAAACCGAAATGA
- a CDS encoding type II secretion system F family protein — translation MAIYKYRAKTGPDKVVSDTMEADSIDEVVGKLTHNGCVPIQVEPLITVKETEAHTSTFFGSIKARDLNVFTRQLSSLIKSGVPLLKALNVISDQTESVTLRNIVSEIGRDVKDGRMFSEALKRYPKIFPPLFISLIRAGEDSGTLDNALIRLAEHRERMEEIKSRVRSAMVYPILIMTMGFLTIIFMMTFVVPQIKSMFDTIKIALPLSTQILIGISTFMRDYWLGLLIALFVLVILARGFVIIEKAMFDEFKLRLPIIGKFVQRAELGKFCRTLGLLIDNGIPILSAMEITIPTLSNTVFKNAFSKVSEGLRSGISFATGLKQNNTAKHFPPFMINLIAVGEESGRLDETLAEIATTYERDTEELIKIGLSLVEPVLILVMGAIVGFIVISMLLPIFSMGTMVS, via the coding sequence ATGGCGATTTATAAATATAGGGCAAAAACCGGGCCGGATAAGGTGGTTTCCGACACGATGGAAGCGGATTCCATAGATGAAGTGGTCGGTAAACTTACCCACAACGGTTGTGTCCCCATCCAGGTGGAGCCGTTAATTACGGTCAAGGAAACCGAAGCCCATACGAGCACGTTTTTCGGGTCGATTAAAGCCCGCGACCTGAATGTTTTTACCAGGCAGTTATCCAGCCTTATCAAATCCGGCGTGCCTTTGCTCAAGGCACTCAACGTTATTTCCGACCAGACCGAAAGCGTGACCTTAAGGAACATAGTTTCCGAGATAGGGCGGGATGTCAAAGACGGCCGGATGTTTTCCGAGGCGCTGAAGCGCTACCCGAAGATTTTCCCCCCGCTTTTTATCAGCCTGATACGGGCAGGGGAAGACAGCGGAACGCTTGATAACGCCCTTATCCGCCTCGCCGAACACAGGGAAAGAATGGAGGAAATAAAATCACGCGTGCGCTCGGCTATGGTCTACCCAATCCTCATCATGACTATGGGTTTTTTAACCATTATTTTCATGATGACATTCGTTGTGCCGCAGATAAAAAGTATGTTTGATACGATAAAAATAGCACTGCCTTTATCCACCCAGATATTAATCGGTATAAGCACGTTTATGCGCGATTACTGGCTGGGACTTCTGATAGCGCTTTTTGTGCTGGTTATACTGGCGCGCGGTTTTGTGATTATAGAAAAAGCCATGTTTGACGAGTTTAAACTGCGCCTGCCGATTATCGGTAAATTCGTGCAGAGGGCGGAACTGGGCAAGTTCTGCCGGACGCTAGGACTTCTCATAGATAACGGTATCCCGATTCTTTCCGCGATGGAAATAACCATCCCGACTTTATCCAATACCGTATTCAAGAACGCCTTCAGCAAGGTTTCCGAAGGATTAAGGAGCGGGATATCTTTTGCCACGGGATTAAAGCAAAATAATACGGCAAAGCATTTCCCGCCTTTTATGATAAACCTGATTGCCGTCGGTGAGGAAAGCGGGCGGCTGGATGAGACATTGGCTGAAATCGCCACGACTTATGAACGTGATACCGAGGAATTAATAAAGATTGGGTTGTCACTGGTTGAACCGGTTTTAATACTGGTTATGGGCGCAATCGTTGGCTTTATCGTTATATCCATGCTATTACCTATATTCAGCATGGGCACGATGGTGTCATAG
- the serS gene encoding serine--tRNA ligase yields the protein MLDLDFIRKNPEAVKKAISAKNERIKIDDVLALDKKRREVIVANENLRNKRNQTSEEIARLKNEKKDSAALISEMKSVGTEIKANDEKLASIEDELNKLLIWIPNIPAEDIPVGNEEANKEIRHWGKRKEFDFTALPHWETGKTLDILDLPTGTKITGSGFMLLKGMGAQLERALINFMIDLHTTRHGFKEIAPPYLASRPTMFATGQLPKLEGDMYHTSEDDLFLIPTAEVPLTNIFRDEILSYEQLPVYFVAGTACFRREAGSYGKDTRGINRVHQFNKVELLKFVHPDTSFDELEKLVTNAEAVLKTLELEYRVIKLSTGEMSFASAKTYDLEAWAPGINKYLEVSSCSNFTDFQARRGNIRFRDKDNKVKFVHTLNGSGIALPRTLIAIMENYQQKDGSVIIPDVLRPYMNGAKEIRLA from the coding sequence ATGTTAGACCTTGATTTTATACGCAAAAACCCTGAAGCAGTAAAAAAGGCAATCAGTGCCAAAAACGAACGCATTAAGATTGACGATGTTTTGGCGCTTGATAAGAAACGCCGCGAGGTGATTGTCGCCAATGAAAATCTCCGTAACAAGCGTAACCAGACATCCGAGGAAATCGCCCGCTTAAAGAATGAAAAGAAAGACTCCGCTGCGCTTATCAGCGAGATGAAATCAGTCGGGACAGAAATCAAAGCTAATGACGAAAAACTCGCTTCCATTGAAGATGAGCTCAACAAACTGCTTATCTGGATTCCCAATATACCGGCTGAGGACATCCCTGTCGGCAACGAAGAAGCAAATAAAGAAATCCGCCATTGGGGCAAGAGAAAAGAATTCGACTTTACCGCGCTTCCCCACTGGGAAACAGGAAAAACCCTTGATATCCTTGATTTACCGACCGGCACAAAGATTACCGGCTCAGGCTTTATGCTTTTGAAAGGCATGGGTGCCCAACTGGAACGGGCATTGATTAATTTCATGATAGACCTCCATACGACCAGGCATGGATTCAAGGAAATCGCGCCCCCTTACCTGGCATCGCGCCCCACTATGTTTGCAACCGGACAACTGCCAAAACTGGAAGGCGATATGTATCACACTTCCGAAGATGATTTATTCCTTATCCCCACGGCTGAGGTACCATTAACAAATATTTTCCGCGATGAGATTCTATCCTACGAGCAGCTTCCGGTATATTTTGTTGCCGGCACGGCCTGTTTTCGCCGGGAAGCCGGCTCTTACGGGAAAGACACCCGCGGCATCAACCGGGTGCACCAGTTTAATAAAGTGGAACTCCTTAAATTCGTCCACCCTGATACTTCCTTTGATGAGCTGGAAAAACTCGTCACTAATGCCGAAGCGGTCTTAAAAACACTGGAACTTGAATACCGCGTAATAAAGCTTTCCACCGGCGAGATGAGCTTCGCCTCTGCCAAGACATACGATTTGGAAGCCTGGGCTCCCGGCATAAATAAATACCTTGAAGTTTCCTCATGCAGTAATTTCACGGATTTCCAGGCAAGGCGCGGGAATATCCGTTTCCGGGATAAAGACAATAAAGTCAAATTCGTCCACACCCTTAACGGCTCAGGCATCGCTCTGCCCCGCACCTTGATTGCCATCATGGAAAACTACCAGCAAAAAGACGGCTCAGTCATTATACCTGATGTCTTACGGCCGTATATGAACGGCGCGAAAGAAATCAGGCTTGCATAA
- a CDS encoding HEAT repeat domain-containing protein, with protein MIKLFIRHWFLVFFLCVLCVSVVNSDTETKLPDYFKKYADEAVKRLGAEDWQARESAMDELIMLGPAVMPLVQKEMDNSDPEIKLRARHVNLALRWKAAFAQRIDKFITQVRKGTIDDMELLMQSLQFLRGDESVYILIDLLKDSKQTQQSRQKIVQAFQGTGANLKPVLDDLIQLWKNETDPSIRYALMLSFARAGKDERLTTLLSDAVKSEDYNTKIGAISVIGQIKEETLVPELFKLLQATDLNTRNSAIYALNSFRTPQTFEAIFNAWKTWNTPAEAWLKNQTINILAQYQDKRLLAELLEMSKTEKDPQRLTAVVSTLYQFRSDPAVSPVLLNLFRTGDANVRATAFNILKANNDRSVIPDLLKQLEAENDFTSFTTQLGVLQDFTAQRFMPQQIPPELKASIIKAVKEWMEKNK; from the coding sequence ATGATTAAACTATTTATTAGACACTGGTTTCTGGTTTTCTTTCTATGTGTTCTTTGTGTCTCTGTGGTTAATTCCGATACGGAAACAAAACTACCGGACTATTTCAAGAAATATGCGGATGAAGCCGTAAAGCGGCTCGGGGCAGAAGACTGGCAGGCGCGTGAAAGTGCCATGGACGAACTGATAATGCTCGGTCCTGCTGTCATGCCTCTGGTCCAGAAAGAGATGGATAATTCCGACCCGGAAATAAAACTGCGCGCCAGGCACGTTAACCTTGCCCTGCGCTGGAAAGCAGCTTTTGCACAGAGGATTGATAAATTTATTACCCAGGTCAGAAAAGGCACGATTGATGATATGGAACTTCTTATGCAATCACTCCAGTTCCTTAGGGGCGATGAATCTGTTTATATCCTTATTGATTTATTGAAAGATTCTAAGCAAACCCAGCAGAGCCGCCAGAAAATCGTCCAGGCATTCCAGGGAACCGGCGCCAACCTTAAACCGGTGCTGGATGACCTAATCCAGTTATGGAAAAATGAAACTGACCCCAGTATTCGCTACGCCTTAATGCTTTCGTTTGCCAGGGCGGGCAAAGATGAACGGCTGACAACATTGTTATCAGATGCGGTTAAAAGTGAGGATTACAACACCAAAATCGGGGCGATTTCCGTCATCGGGCAGATAAAGGAAGAAACGCTTGTGCCGGAACTCTTTAAACTGCTTCAGGCGACTGACCTTAATACCAGGAATAGCGCCATTTATGCGCTGAACAGCTTCAGGACACCCCAAACCTTTGAGGCAATATTCAACGCCTGGAAAACATGGAATACGCCGGCAGAGGCGTGGCTTAAAAACCAGACCATAAACATACTGGCGCAATATCAGGATAAACGTTTGCTTGCCGAGCTTCTGGAAATGTCCAAGACGGAAAAAGACCCTCAGAGATTGACTGCCGTTGTCAGCACCCTATATCAATTCCGTTCCGACCCGGCAGTTTCGCCTGTGTTACTGAACCTTTTCCGCACCGGAGATGCCAATGTCAGGGCAACCGCTTTTAATATCTTGAAAGCCAATAACGACCGCTCGGTTATCCCCGACCTCTTGAAACAACTGGAAGCAGAAAACGATTTCACCTCATTCACCACGCAACTGGGGGTTCTCCAGGATTTCACCGCCCAGCGCTTTATGCCCCAGCAAATTCCGCCTGAGCTAAAAGCCAGTATCATTAAAGCAGTTAAAGAATGGATGGAGAAAAATAAATAA
- a CDS encoding DNA-binding protein encodes MKLKRIDTTWVIVLQRGEKIIESLTAFVKAKGIKSGHFNAIGAISRAEVAHYSVEHKKYTFKEFEGALEILGILGSASCLPTGQAGKDNDIVMHAHITLSDEKTHVYGGHLKEAVVSATCEIMFTELSQKILRKHNPEIGLNLMDLE; translated from the coding sequence ATGAAACTTAAAAGAATCGATACGACATGGGTAATTGTCCTTCAAAGGGGAGAAAAAATCATCGAGAGCCTGACCGCCTTTGTAAAGGCAAAGGGAATAAAATCCGGGCACTTCAACGCTATCGGTGCAATCAGCCGTGCGGAAGTCGCGCACTATAGCGTGGAACATAAAAAATACACGTTTAAAGAATTCGAAGGCGCGTTGGAGATACTGGGAATTTTGGGAAGCGCCTCATGCCTGCCTACTGGGCAGGCAGGGAAAGACAATGATATCGTCATGCACGCCCATATCACATTAAGCGATGAAAAAACGCATGTCTACGGCGGGCACCTGAAGGAAGCAGTTGTCTCCGCCACCTGCGAAATAATGTTCACAGAACTTAGCCAGAAGATATTAAGGAAACACAATCCCGAAATCGGATTAAACCTGATGGATTTGGAATAG
- the hydG gene encoding [FeFe] hydrogenase H-cluster radical SAM maturase HydG: MTLVEHLDAAKIEGVLERTKEPSAEVINNIIAKARLKKGLTVEEVGYLVNLKEPEQLKSLFQAARAIKWEIYGERLVFFAPLYISDFCVNDCEYCNFHSRNTALPRQKLSLDEIAKQTEFLINEGHKRILLELGEDDLNNRLDYVVEAIEKIYSVHTTKGNIRRVNVNIAATTVENYCKLKKANIGTYQLFQETYHRATYERLHKGGPKADYERQVTAHTRAYEAGLDDFGLGVLFGLYDWRYEVISLVIHAQGLEETCGVGPHTISVPRFCAADSVSYKPEHPVSDEDFLKLIAILRLAVPYTGMIISTRESPAIRKVAFQIGISQSSAGSVTTTGGYGKAAKSSQFNIHDSRSLKEVLGDVLKDKLIPSFCTACYRLGRTGGRFMELAKPGEIHKFCRPNAILTFAEYLVNYGSDGIKEMGNEVINEYLSQIEDSKIKAETEKRLALIRQGKRDLFF; the protein is encoded by the coding sequence ATGACACTCGTGGAACACTTGGACGCGGCTAAAATAGAAGGCGTTTTAGAACGGACCAAAGAGCCGTCCGCGGAAGTAATCAATAATATTATTGCCAAGGCACGCCTTAAAAAAGGATTAACCGTGGAAGAAGTGGGTTATCTGGTTAATCTAAAAGAACCGGAACAGCTTAAATCGCTTTTCCAGGCGGCCCGTGCGATAAAATGGGAAATTTACGGAGAGCGGCTGGTGTTCTTTGCCCCGTTATATATTTCCGATTTTTGCGTCAATGACTGTGAATACTGCAATTTCCACAGTCGCAATACGGCTCTTCCACGCCAAAAGCTTTCGCTTGACGAAATTGCCAAACAAACGGAATTCCTGATAAACGAAGGCCATAAGCGGATCCTTTTAGAACTCGGCGAGGATGACTTAAATAACCGCCTTGATTATGTGGTCGAGGCGATAGAAAAGATTTACTCGGTGCATACGACCAAGGGCAATATCCGCCGGGTGAATGTAAATATCGCCGCCACCACCGTGGAAAATTACTGTAAGCTCAAAAAGGCGAATATCGGAACTTACCAGCTTTTCCAGGAAACCTATCACCGGGCAACTTATGAAAGGCTTCATAAAGGCGGTCCCAAGGCGGATTACGAACGCCAGGTAACCGCCCACACACGTGCTTATGAGGCCGGGTTGGATGATTTCGGCCTCGGCGTGCTTTTCGGCCTGTACGACTGGCGTTATGAGGTTATTTCTTTGGTCATACATGCGCAAGGTTTGGAAGAAACGTGCGGAGTTGGGCCACACACTATTTCCGTCCCGCGGTTCTGCGCGGCGGATTCTGTTTCTTATAAACCGGAACACCCTGTTTCGGACGAAGATTTCTTAAAGCTTATTGCCATCTTACGGCTGGCAGTGCCTTATACCGGGATGATTATTTCCACCCGGGAATCTCCGGCTATCAGGAAAGTTGCCTTCCAGATTGGGATATCGCAATCAAGCGCCGGTTCGGTTACCACAACGGGTGGTTACGGCAAAGCTGCCAAGAGTTCCCAGTTCAATATTCATGATAGTCGTTCGCTTAAGGAAGTTCTTGGGGACGTCTTGAAAGACAAGCTTATCCCGAGTTTTTGCACGGCTTGTTACAGGCTAGGCAGGACTGGTGGACGTTTTATGGAGCTTGCCAAACCGGGTGAGATACATAAATTCTGCCGCCCCAATGCCATACTTACCTTTGCTGAATACCTGGTCAATTACGGTTCAGATGGAATAAAAGAGATGGGTAATGAAGTTATTAACGAATATCTGAGCCAGATAGAAGACAGTAAAATAAAAGCCGAAACCGAAAAACGTCTTGCCTTAATCCGCCAGGGTAAAAGGGATTTATTCTTCTGA
- a CDS encoding hydrogenase maturation nickel metallochaperone HypA has protein sequence MHEFGIVQDLINEVKNQAAKHNIKKVSRVEITLGRKSELTPDSLKVCFQALTGEDADISKIPEHKHERVETCHDHSEEISRMVKENDKSAVALKGCKMVIKKSDDHKIIINKITGIKTDDTRGTLGRG, from the coding sequence ATGCATGAATTTGGAATCGTTCAGGATTTGATTAACGAGGTTAAAAACCAGGCGGCCAAACATAATATTAAAAAGGTCAGCCGGGTTGAGATTACGCTCGGCAGGAAGTCCGAGCTTACCCCGGATTCCTTAAAAGTATGTTTCCAGGCGCTTACGGGAGAGGATGCGGATATTTCCAAAATACCGGAACATAAGCATGAAAGAGTTGAAACTTGCCATGACCATAGTGAAGAAATCAGCCGGATGGTAAAAGAGAATGACAAAAGCGCTGTTGCCTTAAAGGGTTGTAAAATGGTGATAAAGAAATCCGATGACCATAAGATTATCATAAACAAGATTACGGGAATAAAAACTGATGACACTCGTGGAACACTTGGACGCGGCTAA
- a CDS encoding hydrogenase maturation protease: MTEFYDYHSKETLVLGCGNILFGDDGFGPAVADYLNKNYNIPENAAVVNLGLSTRGFIFDILLAEKKPKIIVIVDAVSFEDHKPGEIFDVPLDKLCKEKVDDFSFHQGPTSNLLKEMRDICGVEIAIVACYPQNIPQEIMQGLSSSVEKSVAKVSEIIYNKYIKCYA; encoded by the coding sequence ATGACAGAATTTTATGATTATCATTCCAAAGAAACACTTGTTTTGGGTTGCGGCAATATTCTTTTCGGCGATGACGGGTTCGGTCCTGCCGTTGCCGATTACCTTAATAAAAATTATAATATCCCAGAGAATGCGGCTGTGGTTAATCTGGGTTTAAGTACCCGCGGATTTATCTTTGATATATTACTGGCTGAAAAGAAACCTAAAATCATTGTTATTGTAGATGCCGTCAGCTTTGAAGACCATAAGCCCGGTGAAATATTCGATGTTCCTTTGGATAAATTATGCAAAGAAAAGGTGGATGATTTTTCCTTCCATCAGGGGCCGACTTCCAATTTACTTAAAGAGATGCGCGATATCTGCGGGGTAGAAATAGCCATCGTTGCCTGTTACCCGCAGAATATCCCGCAGGAAATAATGCAGGGTCTTTCATCCTCCGTGGAAAAATCTGTTGCCAAGGTAAGTGAAATAATATATAATAAATATATTAAATGCTATGCATGA
- a CDS encoding Ni/Fe hydrogenase subunit alpha — MAGKTITIAPVSRIEGHAKITIQLNDQGNVQDTFVNVVELRGFEKFCLGRPAEEMPRIVTSICGVCPWSHHLAAAKACDGVFGVTPAPAGVKLRDLCNSIAYTEEHTLHFFFLGGPDFVMGPDADPAVRNVIGIAKANPEIGKRVVHCRHLGSRMLNVVSGKCIHPVTGVPGGFSKPLTEDERKRVLEMAKEVLEFAKWAIKWSKESVFPKYLDAVKTLAVIKTGFMGTVAPDGSLNCYDGKLRLMKPDGTYVDFNYDEYTDYISEKVINWSYMKFPYAKKWGEGFSMDLNNPKGIYRTNTLARINVADKIATPLAQKEFEEFRKNFGRPAQLTLLYHWARLIELLYHAEHAVELLNDQKITSKDTWTKVTPKALRGVGCVEAPRGTLIHDYTTDDKGMIVNCNLIVGTTHNNAPINMSVKQAAQLVIKNGKYDQGILNRLEMAIRAYDPCLSCATHNLDGTLPVKVTIMDCEGKVIDTLTN; from the coding sequence ATGGCAGGCAAGACAATAACAATTGCACCGGTAAGCAGAATAGAAGGTCATGCTAAAATCACTATTCAATTAAATGATCAAGGAAATGTCCAGGATACATTTGTCAACGTAGTTGAATTGAGAGGATTTGAGAAATTCTGTCTGGGCAGGCCGGCCGAAGAGATGCCCCGGATTGTAACTTCAATCTGCGGGGTTTGCCCCTGGTCGCACCATTTGGCAGCCGCCAAGGCATGCGATGGAGTATTCGGCGTAACGCCGGCTCCAGCCGGGGTTAAGCTAAGAGATTTGTGCAATAGTATCGCCTATACAGAAGAACATACTTTACATTTCTTCTTCTTGGGCGGACCGGATTTCGTGATGGGACCGGATGCCGACCCGGCGGTACGAAATGTTATAGGCATAGCCAAGGCTAATCCGGAAATAGGCAAAAGAGTGGTCCATTGCCGGCATCTAGGGAGCAGAATGCTGAACGTTGTTTCAGGTAAATGCATCCATCCGGTTACCGGAGTGCCCGGCGGTTTTTCCAAGCCGTTGACTGAAGATGAACGCAAAAGGGTTTTGGAGATGGCTAAGGAAGTCTTGGAGTTCGCCAAATGGGCGATTAAATGGTCAAAGGAAAGCGTTTTTCCGAAATACCTCGATGCGGTAAAAACACTCGCCGTGATTAAGACTGGTTTCATGGGCACGGTTGCTCCGGACGGCTCATTGAACTGCTATGACGGCAAACTCCGCCTGATGAAACCGGACGGCACATACGTTGATTTTAATTATGACGAATACACCGACTATATTTCAGAGAAAGTTATAAACTGGTCATATATGAAATTCCCTTATGCCAAAAAGTGGGGCGAAGGTTTCTCCATGGATTTAAATAACCCCAAAGGGATTTATAGGACTAATACGCTGGCTCGTATAAACGTTGCCGATAAAATTGCGACCCCTCTGGCGCAGAAAGAATTTGAGGAATTCCGTAAGAACTTCGGCCGCCCGGCCCAACTGACTTTGCTTTACCATTGGGCAAGGTTGATAGAATTGCTTTACCATGCCGAGCACGCGGTGGAGTTACTCAATGACCAGAAAATCACCAGCAAGGATACCTGGACCAAGGTAACTCCCAAGGCGCTGCGCGGAGTCGGCTGTGTGGAAGCACCGCGTGGGACGCTTATTCACGATTATACCACGGATGATAAAGGGATGATAGTCAACTGTAACTTAATCGTGGGCACCACCCATAATAATGCGCCGATTAATATGTCTGTCAAACAGGCTGCCCAGCTGGTTATCAAAAACGGTAAGTATGACCAGGGCATTCTGAACCGGCTGGAGATGGCGATTAGGGCTTATGACCCGTGCCTGTCCTGCGCTACCCACAATCTGGACGGTACTCTGCCGGTCAAGGTGACGATCATGGATTGCGAGGGGAAAGTAATTGACACCCTGACCAATTAA
- a CDS encoding methyl viologen-reducing hydrogenase, with translation MPIRISEEWLNICGGCELTILDIGDQLLDLLPHVEFVHIPVLHDNKYFGQTGEKKEMELPAADVGIISGGVRTEKERHVALEMRKRCKVIAALGACACTGGIPALANMWTTDELFHKVYRDSISTESSPTPTENLPPLENRVYALNEVIKVDLYIPGCPTSPDWIREALLYVVTGKPLVLPHKSVCDECPTKREKKAAGIEIKRPLQPLDIKQDAPWEQTRCFNEQGVLCMGPVTRAGCAGLTTEPGEVRIPRCIKSHMPCRGCFGLIHKDSNPLVDMVNLISSIGLDPKQIADRRALLTRYVGSHGRLKPISHQTAKMPQAQVQKGDA, from the coding sequence ATGCCCATCAGAATATCCGAGGAATGGCTGAATATTTGCGGAGGATGTGAACTTACGATTCTTGATATCGGCGACCAACTTTTGGATTTATTGCCGCACGTGGAATTTGTCCATATCCCGGTCCTGCACGACAATAAATATTTTGGACAGACTGGAGAAAAAAAGGAAATGGAGCTTCCCGCGGCGGATGTCGGCATAATTTCCGGAGGCGTCCGCACCGAAAAAGAAAGGCATGTTGCTTTGGAGATGAGGAAGCGCTGCAAGGTCATCGCGGCGCTGGGCGCCTGCGCCTGCACAGGCGGGATTCCGGCCTTGGCAAATATGTGGACGACTGATGAACTTTTTCATAAGGTTTATCGTGACAGCATCTCAACCGAATCCTCGCCAACGCCCACGGAAAACCTGCCGCCCTTGGAGAACCGGGTTTATGCTCTGAACGAAGTGATTAAAGTCGATTTATATATTCCCGGCTGTCCGACTTCACCAGATTGGATTCGAGAAGCTTTGCTTTATGTGGTTACCGGGAAACCATTGGTATTGCCGCATAAGAGCGTTTGCGATGAATGTCCGACCAAACGTGAGAAAAAAGCCGCCGGTATCGAAATTAAACGGCCTTTGCAGCCTTTGGATATTAAGCAGGATGCGCCATGGGAACAGACGCGTTGCTTTAACGAGCAGGGCGTTTTATGCATGGGACCGGTTACCCGTGCCGGTTGTGCCGGGCTTACTACCGAACCTGGAGAAGTAAGAATACCGCGTTGCATCAAAAGCCATATGCCATGCCGCGGTTGTTTCGGCTTGATTCATAAGGATTCCAATCCGTTGGTTGACATGGTTAATTTGATTTCATCTATCGGATTGGATCCAAAACAAATTGCCGACCGCCGGGCATTACTTACCCGTTATGTGGGTAGTCATGGGCGGCTGAAACCGATTTCCCATCAGACTGCTAAAATGCCACAGGCTCAAGTTCAGAAAGGAGATGCATAA